The proteins below are encoded in one region of Amycolatopsis acidiphila:
- a CDS encoding hydantoinase/oxoprolinase family protein, with translation MGGTFTDAVVIDESGNLWADKASTTPDHLLDGLVGALEAVATQVGVSLDVLLAGCGRFVHGTTIVTNSIAELRGARVGVLATEGFGDSLRIARSPRSDARDHHDQLNVPDIAPREAILEVPERVNKRGEIVAALDLDACEKAIRHLVEVQQVESIAVTFLWSFLNDTHEQLAGELIGKLFPDVHVSLSSRIYPMIREYERSVTTVLNAFTAPKVARYVDEMTEALTRRGLRVPVAFMQASGGSLSAEEAREVPIVLLDSGPVGGVVGANELAKELGIPNVITGDMGGTSFDTSVIADNRLTMSARSYVQKLLTGLTKVDVVAIGSGGGSIGWADPRGLLQAGPQSAGADPGPVCYGRGGDQPTVTDAMVSLGFIDPDYFLGGRAKLLKDASDEAFRRLGKQVGMSLEETAAAMYRVVVASMSNAVRGITVERGHDPRVFTFFAYGGATPLFLVDICRELGIKQALVPNASAVFSASGLLASDDLRVPSKSRFWTPGQPVDDVNAVLGDLEDSARQNLRTSGYADDEIVVQRFGDLKFQGQIFELTVPLPDHEVDQASLEELAERFPEMYEAEYGPGTAWVDAGVVMMAVRVEAKASTRKYRYEGGSVANTAGGEAEKANRTVTLPATGEQITIPVFDGDLLAVGREVSGPAVIEKKQTTIFLPEGSRGVLDASRNLLIDTLL, from the coding sequence ATGGGAGGCACCTTCACCGACGCCGTGGTCATCGACGAAAGCGGCAATCTCTGGGCGGACAAGGCGTCAACGACTCCGGATCATCTGCTCGACGGTTTGGTGGGCGCGCTCGAGGCAGTCGCCACCCAAGTTGGCGTGTCGCTGGACGTCCTGCTCGCGGGGTGTGGCCGGTTCGTGCATGGCACCACGATCGTGACGAACAGCATCGCCGAGCTGCGTGGTGCCCGCGTCGGCGTCCTGGCCACCGAGGGTTTCGGCGACTCGCTGCGGATCGCCCGGTCACCGCGTTCCGACGCCCGTGATCATCACGATCAGCTCAACGTGCCGGACATCGCGCCGCGCGAGGCGATCTTGGAGGTCCCGGAGCGGGTCAACAAGCGTGGCGAAATCGTGGCAGCACTGGACTTGGACGCCTGTGAAAAGGCGATCCGCCACCTTGTCGAAGTACAGCAGGTCGAGTCCATCGCGGTCACGTTCCTGTGGTCGTTTCTCAACGACACACACGAACAACTGGCCGGCGAACTGATCGGCAAGCTCTTCCCGGATGTGCACGTGAGCCTGTCTTCGCGCATCTATCCGATGATCCGCGAGTACGAAAGGTCCGTCACCACCGTGCTCAACGCGTTCACCGCGCCGAAGGTGGCGCGCTATGTGGACGAGATGACCGAGGCGTTGACGAGGCGCGGTCTGCGGGTGCCGGTGGCGTTCATGCAGGCATCCGGCGGCAGCCTCAGCGCGGAAGAAGCGCGTGAGGTGCCGATCGTGCTGCTGGACTCGGGCCCGGTCGGCGGTGTGGTCGGGGCCAACGAGCTGGCCAAGGAGCTCGGGATCCCGAACGTGATCACCGGCGACATGGGTGGCACCAGCTTCGACACCTCGGTGATCGCGGACAACCGACTGACGATGAGTGCCCGGTCCTATGTGCAGAAGCTGCTCACCGGACTGACCAAAGTGGACGTGGTGGCGATCGGCTCCGGTGGAGGCAGCATCGGCTGGGCCGATCCGCGTGGCCTGCTGCAGGCAGGCCCGCAGAGTGCCGGCGCGGACCCCGGCCCGGTCTGCTACGGCCGCGGCGGCGACCAGCCGACCGTCACCGATGCGATGGTATCGCTGGGATTCATCGATCCGGACTACTTCCTCGGTGGCCGGGCGAAGCTGCTGAAGGATGCCTCCGATGAGGCGTTCAGGCGGCTGGGCAAGCAGGTCGGCATGTCGCTGGAGGAGACCGCGGCCGCGATGTACCGGGTGGTCGTGGCGTCGATGTCCAACGCCGTCCGCGGCATCACCGTCGAGCGTGGGCACGACCCGCGGGTGTTCACCTTCTTCGCCTACGGGGGCGCGACGCCGTTGTTCCTGGTCGACATCTGCCGGGAGCTCGGCATCAAGCAGGCGTTGGTGCCCAACGCTTCCGCGGTGTTCTCGGCCAGCGGGCTGCTGGCCTCCGACGACCTCCGCGTGCCCTCCAAGAGCCGGTTCTGGACGCCGGGGCAGCCCGTCGACGACGTCAACGCGGTGCTGGGCGATCTGGAGGATTCGGCGAGGCAGAACCTGCGCACCAGCGGTTACGCCGACGACGAGATCGTGGTTCAGCGCTTCGGCGACCTGAAGTTCCAGGGCCAGATCTTCGAGCTCACGGTGCCGCTGCCCGACCACGAGGTGGATCAGGCCTCGCTGGAAGAGCTGGCGGAGCGCTTCCCGGAGATGTACGAGGCGGAGTACGGCCCGGGCACCGCGTGGGTCGACGCCGGCGTGGTGATGATGGCCGTGCGCGTGGAGGCCAAGGCGAGCACCCGCAAGTACCGCTACGAGGGCGGTTCCGTCGCGAACACCGCCGGTGGCGAGGCGGAGAAGGCGAACCGCACGGTCACCCTGCCCGCGACCGGGGAGCAGATCACCATCCCGGTCTTCGACGGGGACCTGCTCGCGGTCGGCCGGGAGGTCAGCGGGCCCGCCGTGATCGAGAAGAAGCAGACCACGATCTTCCTTCCGGAGGGGTCGCGCGGGGTGCTCGACGCCAGCCGGAACCTCCTGATCGACACCCTCCTGTGA
- a CDS encoding hydantoinase B/oxoprolinase family protein gives MTAAEQEVDLVTAEIMRQQLYNIAQEMGTVMIRTSGDPIVTEAVDFSTFIADPEGGIIAFSGYMTWHAGPARKSVQHILASVPRDEIYPGDAFICNDPYTTGACHPPDVGIVRPIFFEDELVAWCWSEGHILDVGGMSPGGFAPAAIDCYGEALRFPGIKFMEKGKVSEDVRRLIDANFRLASRNYNDLRCFLAATSVGERRVIDLIARHGLADFRRYVDVNTSLSEQTLRDRIAKLPNKTVVGKENIEHNGHANDVFTVQCAMTVEDGVIELDFTGTDPQTDGFVNIAEGAMWGVAVTPLMLMLAPDVAFNEGFFKCLRMNLPEASLVNVQMPAPSSSGHMETGMHVMKLLTRMLSELMAESDDPFVRSHAMAPFHDGWIGGVFAGADDDGNQFVMLDMNGGGAGGGAQTIVDGMDAAGTLTQVSNGLPDIELNELSFPVHYLWRRLNTNSGGPGRFRGGQGIDFAWTSDGVSLGYETVFSSCWQIPPAGVDGGFPGSTSGYQLITNTNVVALTADRKPLNRESITGDVVDLDGKQANVPVRRGDVFIQFEGGGGGLGDPLTRDPRLVAADVRDRYIDRAVAETVYGVVFKGDSLDADSAATERHRADIRKKRLSESTPGVAKRPSRPSGGAGRPVGFSLTLVSGQGGTVYCCQQCGEPLAEAGQDWRKACARRDRPAHEAVSEQGGWARERTEAPKVFVTEFLCPGCGAALNVSTDVR, from the coding sequence ATGACCGCTGCGGAACAAGAAGTCGATCTCGTCACGGCCGAGATCATGCGTCAGCAGTTGTACAACATCGCCCAGGAGATGGGCACCGTCATGATCCGGACCTCCGGTGACCCGATCGTCACCGAGGCGGTGGACTTCTCCACGTTCATCGCCGACCCCGAAGGCGGCATCATCGCCTTCTCCGGGTACATGACCTGGCATGCCGGCCCGGCCCGCAAGTCGGTCCAGCACATTCTGGCCAGCGTGCCACGGGACGAGATCTATCCCGGGGACGCGTTCATCTGCAACGATCCCTACACCACCGGGGCCTGCCATCCGCCGGACGTCGGGATCGTCCGGCCGATCTTCTTCGAAGACGAGCTGGTGGCGTGGTGCTGGTCGGAAGGGCACATCCTGGACGTCGGCGGGATGTCCCCCGGCGGTTTCGCGCCCGCGGCGATCGACTGCTACGGCGAGGCGTTGCGCTTCCCCGGCATCAAGTTCATGGAGAAGGGCAAGGTCTCCGAGGACGTCCGGCGGCTGATCGACGCGAACTTCCGGCTGGCCTCCCGCAACTACAACGACCTGCGGTGCTTTCTCGCGGCCACCTCGGTCGGCGAACGCCGGGTGATCGACCTGATCGCCCGGCACGGGCTGGCGGACTTCCGCCGTTACGTGGACGTCAACACCAGTCTTTCCGAGCAGACGCTGCGTGACCGGATTGCCAAGCTGCCGAACAAGACAGTGGTCGGCAAGGAGAACATCGAGCACAACGGCCACGCCAACGACGTGTTCACCGTGCAGTGCGCGATGACCGTCGAGGACGGCGTCATCGAGCTGGACTTCACCGGCACGGACCCGCAGACCGACGGGTTCGTCAACATCGCCGAGGGTGCGATGTGGGGCGTCGCGGTGACCCCGCTGATGCTCATGCTGGCCCCGGACGTGGCGTTCAACGAGGGATTCTTCAAGTGCCTGCGGATGAACCTCCCCGAGGCGTCGCTGGTGAACGTGCAGATGCCGGCGCCGTCGTCGTCCGGGCACATGGAAACCGGCATGCACGTGATGAAGCTGCTCACCCGGATGCTGTCGGAGCTGATGGCCGAAAGTGACGACCCGTTCGTACGCTCACATGCGATGGCACCGTTCCACGACGGCTGGATCGGCGGGGTGTTCGCCGGTGCCGACGACGACGGCAACCAGTTCGTCATGCTGGACATGAACGGCGGCGGTGCCGGTGGCGGTGCGCAGACCATTGTGGACGGTATGGACGCGGCGGGAACCCTGACACAGGTCAGCAACGGGCTGCCGGACATCGAGCTGAACGAGCTGAGCTTCCCGGTCCATTACCTGTGGCGGCGGCTGAACACCAATTCCGGCGGGCCCGGCCGGTTCCGCGGCGGGCAGGGCATCGACTTCGCCTGGACCTCGGACGGCGTGTCGCTGGGCTACGAAACGGTGTTCTCCTCCTGCTGGCAGATCCCGCCGGCCGGGGTCGACGGCGGGTTCCCCGGTTCCACCAGCGGATACCAGCTGATCACGAACACCAACGTGGTCGCGCTCACCGCGGACCGGAAACCGCTGAACCGCGAGTCCATCACCGGGGACGTCGTGGATCTGGACGGCAAGCAGGCCAACGTCCCGGTCCGCAGGGGTGACGTGTTCATCCAGTTCGAGGGCGGCGGCGGTGGCCTCGGCGACCCGCTCACCCGCGACCCGCGCCTCGTCGCCGCCGATGTGCGAGACCGCTACATCGACCGGGCCGTAGCGGAGACCGTGTACGGCGTGGTGTTCAAGGGCGACAGCCTCGACGCGGACAGTGCGGCCACCGAGCGGCACCGCGCGGACATCCGCAAGAAACGGCTCAGCGAAAGCACGCCGGGCGTCGCGAAGCGGCCGAGCCGGCCGTCCGGCGGGGCGGGGCGCCCCGTCGGGTTCTCGCTGACGCTGGTCTCCGGTCAGGGCGGCACGGTGTATTGCTGCCAGCAATGCGGCGAGCCGCTTGCGGAGGCCGGCCAAGACTGGCGCAAGGCCTGTGCGCGAAGGGACCGGCCGGCGCACGAGGCGGTGTCCGAGCAGGGCGGCTGGGCGAGGGAGCGAACCGAAGCTCCCAAGGTGTTCGTCACCGAATTCCTCTGCCCCGGTTGTGGCGCTGCCCTCAACGTCAGTACCGACGTCCGCTGA
- a CDS encoding TetR/AcrR family transcriptional regulator yields the protein MSGSDDKWEQILRVAARLFAQRGYHGTGMTELGDAAGLQRGALYYYIRSKENLLYEISSRHVAEMVDFGERLAKEERPATDKLLRLSERLIRTIHDDLDEVTVFFREIGALTGERRQRVFELRDRFEEVWMSILQQGVSEGTFRRADPLLIKAVLGMHNYSYLWLRPDGKMQPEEVARYFCELLFRGILTETGDAEYRSFTANS from the coding sequence GTGAGTGGCAGCGACGACAAATGGGAACAGATTCTTCGGGTGGCCGCGCGGCTGTTCGCGCAGCGCGGCTACCACGGAACGGGGATGACCGAGCTGGGTGACGCGGCCGGACTGCAGCGCGGCGCGCTCTACTACTACATCCGAAGCAAGGAGAACCTGCTGTACGAGATCTCCTCGCGGCACGTGGCGGAAATGGTGGACTTCGGCGAGCGACTGGCCAAGGAAGAACGGCCCGCCACCGACAAACTGCTCCGCTTGAGCGAGCGGCTCATTCGCACCATTCACGACGACCTGGACGAGGTCACGGTCTTCTTCCGTGAGATCGGCGCGCTCACCGGGGAACGCCGACAGCGGGTTTTCGAACTTCGGGACCGGTTCGAGGAAGTCTGGATGAGTATTCTGCAGCAGGGCGTCTCCGAGGGGACGTTCCGCCGCGCCGACCCGCTTCTGATAAAGGCCGTCCTCGGCATGCACAACTATTCGTACCTGTGGTTGCGGCCGGACGGCAAGATGCAACCCGAGGAAGTGGCGCGGTATTTCTGTGAGCTGTTGTTCCGGGGAATACTGACTGAAACCGGCGATGCGGAATATCGTTCGTTCACCGCGAACAGCTGA
- a CDS encoding acyl-CoA dehydrogenase family protein: MASAGNATDYRTIRDRVFAAIWDELDPLAEQIENEEHIPREKVWPILRDCGALGLLVPPEYGGHGLTIGQYLPIIAEFAKVQGGIRALVHVHNSFAHALSEIGGPAQKDAVLSGAATGERSLAFALTEPEHGTGADLGTTARREGAHYVVNGTKWLITNSDFASHFMVMAKTSATEVSALLVERDTPGFRIEPLPETMGCKGGEHGRLTFTDVRVPVSALIGGEGQGQEHLERALEISRVLVAASSLGTAERALELSVQRANERVTFGKPIAQRQAVQRYVAEMAMDIYALRGMLADAAAKWDAGRRIPAEASMCKQFGLEAVGRVTDRALLVHGGIGYTRQFPIERLYRDARLNWLEEGSPTIQYMVAAREILAGYRFDDAFGGPVDA, from the coding sequence TTGGCCAGCGCAGGCAACGCAACCGACTACCGAACGATTCGCGATCGGGTCTTCGCCGCGATCTGGGACGAGCTGGACCCCTTGGCGGAGCAGATCGAGAACGAGGAGCACATTCCGCGCGAAAAGGTCTGGCCGATTCTGCGCGACTGCGGGGCGCTCGGTCTGCTGGTTCCGCCCGAATACGGCGGACACGGCCTCACGATCGGGCAGTACCTGCCGATCATCGCCGAATTCGCCAAGGTCCAGGGTGGCATTCGCGCGCTCGTGCACGTGCACAATTCGTTCGCACACGCGCTTTCCGAGATCGGTGGCCCGGCGCAGAAGGACGCGGTGCTCTCGGGCGCCGCGACCGGTGAGCGCTCGCTGGCGTTCGCGCTGACCGAGCCCGAGCACGGCACCGGCGCCGATCTGGGCACCACCGCGCGGCGGGAGGGGGCGCACTACGTCGTCAACGGCACGAAATGGCTCATCACCAACTCGGACTTCGCGTCGCACTTCATGGTGATGGCCAAGACCTCCGCGACCGAGGTGTCCGCGTTGCTGGTGGAGCGCGACACCCCGGGATTCCGGATCGAGCCGCTGCCGGAAACCATGGGCTGCAAGGGCGGTGAGCACGGGCGGCTGACCTTCACCGACGTGCGGGTACCCGTCTCCGCGCTGATCGGCGGCGAAGGCCAAGGACAGGAGCACCTCGAGCGGGCGCTGGAGATCTCCCGGGTGCTGGTGGCGGCGAGCTCGCTCGGCACGGCGGAACGGGCACTGGAACTGTCGGTACAGCGCGCCAACGAGCGAGTCACCTTCGGCAAGCCGATCGCGCAGCGCCAGGCGGTGCAGCGCTACGTGGCCGAGATGGCGATGGACATCTACGCACTGCGCGGCATGCTGGCCGACGCGGCCGCGAAATGGGATGCCGGCCGACGCATTCCCGCCGAGGCGTCGATGTGCAAGCAGTTCGGCCTCGAAGCCGTCGGCCGGGTGACCGACCGGGCGCTGCTCGTGCACGGCGGCATCGGCTACACCAGGCAGTTCCCGATCGAGCGGCTCTACCGGGACGCCCGGCTGAACTGGCTGGAGGAAGGCAGCCCCACGATCCAGTACATGGTGGCGGCCAGGGAGATCCTCGCCGGCTACCGGTTCGACGACGCGTTCGGAGGCCCCGTCGATGCGTGA
- a CDS encoding thiolase family protein, producing the protein MRDAVIVDVVRTPSGKGKPGGALSQLHPVDLLAATLRELLARNEIDPALVEDVIGGCVTQAGAQAANITRSAVLAAGFPVSVPATTVDRQCGSSQQALHFAAHAVLAGAADVLIACGVESMSLAPLWSNVGDADPYGTGVADRFPGGLIQQGTAAELVAARWKLSREELDEYACASHQRAAAATADGVFAADLVAVPDCPLTQDETIRPGTTVEQLSRLKPSFADERMAQRFPEIDWRVTAGNSSPLTDGASAALVMSADAAARLGLRPRARVHTTAVAGDDPVLMLMGVLPATQKVLGRAGLSVRDIDAFEVNEAFACVPLAWRREFEVPEDKLNRHGGAIALGHPLGASGVRIASTLIETLERLDARFGLQTMCEAGGMANATIIERL; encoded by the coding sequence ATGCGTGACGCGGTCATCGTCGACGTGGTTCGCACGCCGAGCGGCAAGGGCAAGCCGGGCGGGGCGCTGTCCCAGCTGCATCCTGTGGACCTGCTCGCCGCGACCTTGCGAGAGTTGCTGGCGCGCAACGAAATCGATCCGGCGCTGGTGGAGGACGTGATCGGTGGTTGCGTCACCCAGGCAGGTGCGCAGGCCGCGAACATCACGCGCAGCGCCGTACTGGCGGCCGGTTTCCCGGTGTCCGTGCCGGCCACGACCGTGGACCGCCAGTGCGGTTCCAGCCAGCAGGCGCTGCACTTCGCGGCGCACGCGGTGCTCGCCGGCGCCGCCGATGTGCTCATCGCCTGCGGCGTGGAGTCGATGAGCCTGGCTCCACTCTGGTCGAACGTCGGCGACGCCGACCCCTACGGCACCGGTGTCGCCGACCGGTTCCCCGGCGGGTTGATCCAGCAGGGGACGGCCGCCGAACTGGTCGCCGCGCGATGGAAACTGAGCCGCGAGGAGCTGGACGAATACGCTTGCGCGTCACATCAGCGGGCCGCGGCGGCGACCGCCGACGGTGTGTTCGCCGCGGACCTGGTGGCGGTGCCGGACTGCCCGCTGACCCAGGACGAGACGATCCGGCCGGGTACCACGGTCGAGCAGCTGTCCCGGCTGAAGCCCTCGTTCGCCGACGAGCGGATGGCACAGCGTTTCCCGGAAATCGACTGGCGGGTGACCGCGGGCAATTCCTCGCCGCTGACCGACGGCGCCTCCGCCGCGCTGGTGATGAGCGCGGACGCGGCGGCGCGGCTGGGATTGCGCCCGCGGGCCCGGGTCCACACGACGGCTGTCGCCGGAGACGACCCGGTGCTGATGCTGATGGGCGTGCTCCCCGCGACCCAGAAGGTCCTCGGCCGAGCCGGCCTCAGCGTACGGGACATCGACGCGTTCGAGGTCAACGAAGCGTTCGCCTGCGTACCGCTGGCCTGGCGACGTGAGTTCGAGGTGCCCGAAGACAAGCTGAACAGGCACGGCGGGGCGATCGCCCTCGGCCATCCGCTCGGTGCGTCCGGTGTCCGCATCGCCTCCACCCTGATCGAGACGCTGGAACGTCTCGACGCCCGGTTCGGCCTGCAGACCATGTGCGAAGCCGGCGGGATGGCCAACGCCACGATCATCGAGCGACTGTGA
- a CDS encoding CaiB/BaiF CoA transferase family protein, which produces MAGPLADVTVLEIAGIGPGPFCGMMLADMGARVIRVDRADAVTDPPDPRARHEILNRGRQSIAVDLKHPEGVATVLRLAETADAMFEGFRPGVAERLGIGPKDCHARNPALVYGRMTGWGQDGPYAQQAGHDITYLAVAGALHPIGRDSGGPVPPLNVVGDFGGGGMLLAFGIACALLEARTSGKGQVIDAAIVDGAAVLTAMMHGMLADGRWSTRRGENLLDSGCPYYDVYRCADGEYVAVGALEDKFFAELVDGLGVADDPVFGPGRTDPSRWAAIRRRLTEIFAGATRQEWAARFGSGDACVAPVLSLTEASGDVHNQRRVVFDETAGFVQPNPAPRFDRTPAGQVGVAPYPGEHTTAVLAAAGYADADIERLERLGAVRGGGARR; this is translated from the coding sequence ATGGCGGGGCCGCTTGCCGACGTGACCGTGCTGGAGATCGCCGGAATCGGGCCGGGGCCCTTCTGCGGCATGATGCTGGCCGACATGGGCGCCCGGGTGATCCGGGTGGACCGCGCGGACGCGGTCACCGACCCGCCCGACCCGCGGGCCCGTCACGAGATCCTCAACCGGGGCAGGCAGTCCATCGCGGTGGACCTCAAGCACCCGGAAGGCGTGGCCACCGTGCTGCGCCTGGCTGAGACCGCCGACGCGATGTTCGAGGGGTTCCGGCCCGGGGTCGCGGAACGGCTCGGGATCGGGCCGAAGGACTGCCACGCCCGCAATCCCGCGCTGGTCTACGGCCGGATGACCGGCTGGGGCCAGGACGGTCCCTATGCCCAGCAGGCCGGGCACGACATCACCTACCTGGCCGTGGCCGGCGCGCTGCACCCGATCGGCCGCGACAGCGGCGGGCCGGTACCGCCACTGAACGTGGTGGGCGACTTCGGCGGCGGCGGGATGCTGCTGGCGTTCGGCATCGCCTGCGCGCTGCTGGAGGCCAGGACCAGCGGGAAGGGCCAGGTGATCGACGCCGCGATCGTGGACGGCGCCGCCGTGCTCACCGCGATGATGCACGGCATGCTCGCCGACGGACGCTGGTCCACCCGGCGCGGCGAGAACCTGCTGGACTCCGGTTGCCCCTACTACGACGTCTACCGCTGTGCGGACGGCGAGTACGTGGCGGTCGGTGCGCTGGAGGACAAGTTCTTCGCCGAACTGGTCGACGGGCTCGGCGTGGCCGATGACCCCGTTTTCGGCCCCGGGCGGACGGACCCTTCGCGGTGGGCGGCGATCCGGCGGCGGCTCACCGAGATCTTCGCCGGTGCCACCAGGCAGGAGTGGGCGGCTCGGTTCGGCTCGGGGGACGCGTGCGTGGCGCCGGTGCTGTCGCTGACCGAGGCGAGCGGCGACGTGCACAACCAGCGGCGGGTGGTGTTCGACGAGACCGCCGGGTTCGTGCAGCCGAACCCGGCACCGCGGTTCGATCGCACCCCGGCCGGGCAGGTGGGGGTGGCCCCGTATCCGGGCGAGCACACCACGGCGGTACTCGCCGCCGCCGGGTATGCCGACGCCGACATCGAGCGGCTGGAACGCCTCGGTGCGGTCCGCGGCGGGGGTGCCCGGCGATGA
- a CDS encoding SDR family oxidoreductase produces the protein MTERRVAIVTGAGSGIGAATARRLRARGVRLVLVDREAGPVRRLAGRLDAVAVLGDVTDPEVNERAVRAATQHYGRLDLLHANAGRMTGPGPDTIDITAMTLDAYSATVGVNLDAVVHGIRAALPALRAGQGAAIVVTASLAGLTPYPPDPVYTMTKHAVVGLVRSLAGPLADSGVVVSAVCPGFVDTPLIAGMRAAFFADGFPLISADDAAAAVEHAWSAAEPGALWVVQPGREPIAYRPAGVPGPRAVTATRESR, from the coding sequence ATGACCGAGCGGCGGGTGGCGATCGTGACCGGCGCCGGTTCCGGCATCGGTGCGGCGACCGCGCGACGCCTGCGCGCGCGTGGGGTGCGGCTGGTACTGGTGGACCGGGAAGCCGGCCCGGTCCGGCGGCTGGCCGGCCGGCTCGACGCCGTCGCCGTGCTCGGCGACGTCACGGACCCGGAGGTCAACGAGCGCGCGGTGCGGGCCGCGACCCAGCACTACGGCCGGCTGGACCTCCTGCACGCCAATGCCGGGCGGATGACCGGCCCGGGACCGGACACGATCGACATCACGGCCATGACCCTCGACGCCTACTCCGCGACGGTCGGCGTGAACCTGGACGCGGTGGTGCACGGCATCCGGGCGGCGTTGCCCGCACTGCGCGCGGGGCAGGGGGCGGCGATCGTGGTCACCGCCTCGCTCGCCGGGCTGACGCCGTACCCGCCGGACCCGGTCTACACCATGACCAAACACGCGGTCGTCGGCCTGGTGCGCTCGCTGGCCGGACCACTGGCGGACAGCGGGGTGGTGGTTTCCGCGGTGTGTCCCGGTTTCGTCGACACCCCGCTGATCGCCGGAATGCGTGCCGCCTTCTTCGCGGACGGCTTCCCGCTGATCAGCGCGGACGATGCCGCGGCCGCCGTCGAGCATGCCTGGTCCGCCGCCGAACCCGGGGCGCTGTGGGTGGTGCAGCCGGGCAGAGAACCGATCGCTTATCGCCCGGCCGGCGTACCCGGTCCGCGCGCGGTGACCGCAACGAGAGAAAGCAGGTGA
- a CDS encoding class I adenylate-forming enzyme family protein, whose translation MPQTEETFRSFWERRVDATPSADFLVYEGTRQTYAEFDHSLNSLAHGLLAAGVRQGSRLAYHLPNGLDLLRVELAAQKLGAVTVPMIAGLTYPEMTYILEHAEPSHLILDAAGQRTLTEGGGIGARAIRVFVFDGDTAGLDTGENQRPPAPDLDPLAPMSIRYTSGSTGRPKGVIQPSAGFASAGHAIANRLSISGEDNVFSALPLFHTAASHMMLAPAIAAGCAFTLVPQFSRTAFWQQVRDSGGTITLLMPAQISILMTAAPGPGDRDNPLRLIFSHVRSEEFCTRFGVDICTTWAMTETSGMGTLTPAGYDSYRPKLIGRPMPDDAEIKIVGPAGEELPPGEPGELCFRHPHAMIEYYRDERNTASTLRDGWVHSGDLCAMDEAGQAYFHGRLKNVIKRGGENIAGEEVEFTIMEHPAVEECVVCGVADEIYTEEVCATVVVREGCSLSEAEIVRWCARHLSDWKVPRYLRLVHTPLPRLANGKTNRGVVTRKAVADLADAWDRRNEVAIDA comes from the coding sequence ATGCCGCAGACCGAGGAGACCTTCAGGTCCTTCTGGGAACGCCGGGTCGACGCGACCCCGTCCGCGGACTTTCTCGTGTACGAGGGAACGCGGCAGACCTACGCGGAATTCGACCACTCGCTGAACTCGCTGGCTCACGGGTTGCTGGCGGCCGGGGTGCGTCAGGGCAGCCGGCTCGCCTATCACCTGCCCAACGGCCTGGACCTGCTGCGGGTGGAGCTGGCGGCACAGAAGCTGGGCGCGGTCACCGTGCCGATGATCGCCGGGCTGACCTACCCGGAGATGACCTACATCCTGGAGCACGCCGAGCCCTCGCACCTGATTCTGGACGCGGCCGGGCAACGCACCCTCACCGAGGGCGGCGGTATCGGTGCGCGGGCCATCCGGGTCTTCGTCTTCGACGGGGATACGGCCGGCCTGGACACCGGCGAGAACCAGCGCCCGCCGGCACCCGATCTCGATCCCCTGGCGCCGATGTCGATCCGCTACACCTCCGGCAGTACCGGCCGGCCCAAGGGCGTGATTCAGCCGTCCGCCGGTTTCGCCAGCGCCGGTCACGCGATCGCGAACCGGTTGTCGATCAGCGGCGAGGACAACGTCTTCTCCGCGCTGCCGCTGTTCCACACCGCGGCCTCCCACATGATGCTCGCCCCGGCCATCGCCGCGGGCTGTGCGTTCACGCTCGTCCCACAGTTCAGCCGGACCGCGTTCTGGCAGCAGGTCCGGGACTCGGGCGGCACGATCACCCTGCTGATGCCGGCCCAGATCTCGATCCTGATGACCGCCGCCCCCGGACCCGGCGACCGGGACAACCCGCTCCGGCTGATCTTCTCGCATGTGCGGTCCGAGGAGTTCTGCACCAGGTTCGGGGTGGACATCTGCACGACCTGGGCGATGACGGAGACCTCGGGTATGGGCACGCTCACCCCGGCCGGATACGACTCCTACCGGCCCAAGCTCATCGGCCGACCGATGCCGGACGACGCGGAGATCAAGATCGTCGGCCCCGCCGGGGAAGAGCTCCCTCCGGGAGAGCCGGGAGAGCTGTGTTTCCGGCATCCGCACGCGATGATCGAGTACTACCGGGACGAGCGCAACACCGCTTCGACACTGCGCGATGGCTGGGTGCACAGCGGGGACCTGTGTGCCATGGACGAAGCGGGCCAGGCGTATTTCCACGGACGGCTGAAGAACGTCATCAAGCGTGGTGGCGAGAACATCGCCGGGGAGGAGGTCGAGTTCACCATCATGGAACATCCGGCCGTGGAGGAATGCGTGGTCTGTGGTGTCGCGGACGAGATCTACACCGAGGAGGTGTGCGCCACCGTGGTGGTACGCGAAGGCTGCTCGCTGAGCGAGGCGGAGATCGTGCGGTGGTGTGCCCGGCACCTGTCGGACTGGAAGGTGCCCCGCTACCTCCGGCTGGTGCACACCCCATTGCCCAGGCTGGCCAACGGAAAGACCAACCGGGGCGTGGTCACCAGGAAGGCCGTGGCCGATCTGGCCGATGCCTGGGATCGGCGGAACGAGGTGGCCATCGATGCCTGA